Proteins from a genomic interval of Rubripirellula tenax:
- a CDS encoding DUF2262 domain-containing protein, with protein MPRKITSPVLGALKFHRSDGSYSVAMDHKGAEISLHFLCQTDDAIQRFVPIAERVWKGRVRYFKAFREYAVSNLLDQLNGFLDCGEEDPPQVTASQLRGMLKTPFSITFILSGNEYEDEMFFISGGDDPRLLDHCLAVYFDSQGNITDGEAVSLF; from the coding sequence ATGCCACGCAAAATCACATCTCCAGTGCTTGGTGCGTTGAAGTTTCATCGCAGTGATGGATCGTATTCCGTCGCGATGGACCACAAGGGCGCAGAGATCTCGCTTCACTTCCTTTGCCAGACGGACGACGCGATTCAACGCTTCGTCCCAATAGCAGAACGGGTTTGGAAGGGCCGCGTGCGTTACTTTAAAGCGTTTCGTGAGTACGCCGTCTCAAACCTACTCGATCAACTGAACGGGTTTTTGGATTGTGGCGAAGAAGACCCACCGCAAGTGACCGCCTCACAACTACGAGGTATGCTCAAAACCCCTTTTTCAATAACATTCATCCTTTCCGGCAACGAATACGAAGACGAGATGTTTTTCATTAGTGGTGGGGACGATCCGAGATTGCTTGATCATTGCCTCGCCGTCTATTTCGACTCACAGGGCAATATCACCGACGGTGAGGCTGTTTCACTCTTTTAG